In a genomic window of Triplophysa rosa unplaced genomic scaffold, Trosa_1v2 scaffold222_ERROPOS91263, whole genome shotgun sequence:
- the LOC130550037 gene encoding uromodulin-like, with the protein MYWNGWYRLFYYGQGAQMPESCVSSGSCGTSQPLWLNGHHPQPEDGVVTRQVCGSSYSNGCCGYSYSIRVKACPGDYYVYELVSPTSCSAYCTEVRDLTTSVPPTTTEADPTTTSSPTTDFTSSFTTTVPFISPNVDPCDSYTTLYDVWRSTSNYNYYYKYYYGTCDYNFKWNGWYRLFLYGQDAQMPESCVISGSCGTSQPLWLNGHHPQPEEGVVTRQVCTSNWYECFCYSTHSIHVKACPGDYYVYELVSPTLCSAYCTEVRHLTTSSPTTESTTTVSTTVDPCAEVNCTDGEWCGEKDGIYGCLCSHPKSNPDSYDSVEICESSSGFFSLSRCQLFEDGFSTEVLHLRDPSCKGTVQDGRVEFRFDNNNLCGTNLVANGTHFIYENVILGNVKSTQLSSRKSYLNLTFSCIYSQTQTFSMNAQINPLESYLHKTIPAGQGTYRVRMVPYQDPQFSQPFNGSVNIEVNQLVFVEINVDEIDGQQFALLIDTCWATPVNDPLYHVRWDLIIGECPNSKDGTVDLVQNGVSTSSRFSFRMFTFTETSESIFLHCSIHLCLLKDNDCSAHCASYRRRRSVDFYDSSSISMGPLKWPLKTTDTWVTDRVDVSRASALCGSLVALFIFVFSIHNLL; encoded by the exons ATGTACTGGAATGGCTGGTATAGACTTTTCTATTATGGACAGGGTGCTCAGATGCCCGAGTCATGTGTAAGTTCAGGCTCATGTGGGACTTCTCAACCACTGTGGCTCAATGGCCATCACCCACAGCCTGAAGATGGAGTGGTAACCCGGCAGGTCTGTGGTTCTTCTTATTCGAATGGATGCTGTGGTTACTCCTATTCCATTCGAGTTAAAGCTTGTCCAGGGGATTACTATGTCTATGAGCTTGTCAGTCCAACCTCCTGTTCTGCGTACTGCACAG AGGTTAGAGACCTCACTACATCTGTGCCCCCCACAACCACTG AGGCTGACCCAACAACAACTTCATCACCTACAACAGACTTCACTTCATCCTTCACAACCACcg TTCCATTCATCAGTCCGAATGTCGACCCCTGTGACAGCTATACCACTCTGTACGATGTCTGGAGATCCACCAGCAATTATAATTACTATTATAAATATTACTACGGAACGTGTGACTATAACTTCAAGTGGAATGGCTGGTATAGACTTTTCTTATATGGACAGGATGCTCAGATGCCGGAGTCATGTGTAATTTCAGGCTCATGTGGCACTTCTCAACCACTGTGGCTCAATGGCCATCACCCACAGCCTGAAGAGGGTGTGGTCACCCGGCAGGTCTGCACTTCTAATTGGTATGAGTGCTTTTGTTACTCCACCCATTCCATACATGTAAAAGCTTGTCCAGGGGATTACTATGTCTATGAGCTTGTCAGTCCAACACTCTGCTCGGCATACTGCACAG AGGTGAGACACCTCACAACATCTTCTCCTACAACAGAGTCCACAACAACTGTGTCCACAACCGTCG ACCCCTGTGCTGAGGTCAATTGTACTGATGGAGAATGGTGTGGAGAGAAAGACGGAATCTACGGCTGTTTGTGTAGCCATCCCAAATCTAATCCTGACTCTTACG aTTCCGTTGAAATTTGCGAGAGCAGTTCTGGCTTTTTCTCTCTGTCCCGTTGTCAGCTTTTTGAGGATGGTTTTTCTACTGAAGTCTTGCACCTCCGTGATCCTAGTTGCAAAGGAACGGTCCAAGATGGCAGAGTGGAGTTTCGTTTTGATAACAATAATTTGTGTGGTACAAATCTTGtg GCGAATGGCACCCACTTCATCTATGAGAATGTTATTTTGGGGAATGTGAAATCAACTCAACTCAGCAGCAGGAAGAGTTATCTGAATTTGACTTTTTCCTGTATATATTCTCAAACGCAAACCTTTTCCATGAATGCACAAATCAACCCTCTGGAGAG CTATTTGCACAAGACGATTCCTGCAGGTCAAGGCACATATAGGGTCAGGATGGTTCCATATCAGGATCCGCAATTCTCTCAACCCTTTAATGGCAGTGTGAACATTGAGGTGAACCAGCTGGTTTTTGTGGAAATTAATGTTGATGAAATTGATGGGCAACAGTTTGCATTGCTAATCGACACATGTTGGGCAACTCCTGTGAATGACCCTCTTTATCATGTCCGATGGGACCTGATTATTGGAGA GTGCCCTAATTCAAAAGATGGCACAGTTGATCTGGTGCAGAATGGTGTGTCCACATCAAGCCGGTTCTCCTTCAGGATGTTTACCTTCACTGAAACCTCTGAAAGCATCTTCTTGCATTGTTCCATTCACCTTTGCCTTTTAAAGGACAATGACTGCTCAGCG cactGTGCGTCTTATAGAAGACGGAGGTCTGTGGATTTCTATGATAGCTCGTCCATATCTATGGGTCCTCTGAAGTGGCCTTTAAAGACAACAG ACACATGGGTGACAGACCGAGTGGATGTATCTAGAGCCTCAGCTCTTTGTGGTTCTTTGGTGGCTTTGTTTATCTTTGTCTTTAGCATCCATAACCTCTTATAg